TCAACACCGATTCGGCCGAACCGTTGTCACTAACCGTTGATTGGGTATTGCCACTTATTGCCCAGGCTTGTCCCAAGCTATCAAATTCGCTTTGAAAACCGTGGGTATAACCATAATAATAATACTCGTCCCAACTGTGAATTGTACCGGAATCTGCCTTATAAGAAATGGCTACACTATCGGTGCTGTGGTTAAAAATGCGCATCGTTAAACGAGGTTGATTATTGAATTCCATGGAAGAAGTTAGGAAATCCACCTTGCAAGTATCGAATCCATTGCCAGAAACCAGGTCAAAGGAATAACTGGAATCATTGATACAAATCCATCCGGTTGAGGCTTGCGCTGTGCCTTGGCTGTACAAGGTTACCATACCGCAAAACGACTTTCCGATTTCACCCCAGGCATCAACCCAGGTTCGTTGATAGGACGTATCGGTGAAGGTTAAAAAAGTATGAACTACTGTATCATTTTCAGAAAACGTTTTGGAAAGGTGAATTCGTTCTTCCCCTTCGTTACCTGCACTCATTACCAAAACTTTGCCATCACCGGTTAAGGCATCACAGGCCTGATTAAACAAGGAAGTACCATTATGGGGGCCTGATTGCGAGCCCCAGCTAATATTGACAACGGTTGGCTTTGAAACGGATTGGCCATATTGATACAGATAACTAATACCATCGATGAAATCGGAAAATCCGCTGGAAAGCCATTGATCACCGATTGAATCGCGACGAACCCCAACTAAAACCAAATCCGACTCGTAAGCCATTCCACGGTATTTTCCGTTTGCCGGCCCACCAAATCCTGATCCGGCTGCAATTCCGGCAACACCGGTTCCATGGGTTTGAGCAGCATTATCGGTTAATTGCGACTTGATCAGCAAGGAATCGCTTAGTTCATGACCATAAGAAAATCCGGAAGGAGGAGTTCCGTTGGTTCCTACTTCCCAGACTTTTTTAATACGATATTGAGTTCCGGAAGTATCGTAAAAACTGGGATGGTTATAATCAAATCCAAAATCAATTACTCCCATCACCACCCCTTTTCCGGTAAATGCTTGAGGAAGGTTTATCCCTTGATGGACCGAATCGACCCGGGTTGCCTTTCTGGCTTTATCAAGATTTGGAAACATGGGTTCATCCAATTGCAGGTAGGCCAATTGCTGAGAAACAATTAAATCCTTCATCCGATTAGCAGGAATTAACAAGGTCCATACACTACCTGCTTTGGTACCAATTTTTACACCAAGAGATTTCAAAAAAGATTCTGTTGGAGCAGGATCATGAATGAGTGCCATGGCTGGCAGATAATAAACACCATCGACACCTTGTTTATACAGGAACTCTGCAGGATAGGACTTATCGGATAGTTTTTGAGCCTCCATCAACCAGGTTTTGGTGAGAGGAGAAAGTTTTGTTTGGGAAAACGAAACAAGTCCAAACAAAACCAACATTAAGGAGATAATTATTCTATTCATACTATTTACTCGATTCAAAATTAGGAAGTACAATGGAATTTAGAAAGTTTGATACGAAAACTATCCAATATTTCTTAACAAGGAAAAATCGGTATCGGTAAAATCCTACATTTGCGGCATGGATAGTTTTGTAGTTTCTGCCAGAAAATACAGGCCGGCCACATTTAAGAATGTGATTGGTCAGCAGAGCATTACTAACACCCTTAAGAATGCTATTAAAAACAAGCATTTAGCCCAAGCATTTTTGTTTTGTGGTCCAAGAGGAGTTGGAAAAACTACCTGTGCCAGAATTTTGGCCAAAACAATCAATTGTCTTGAATTAGGAGAAGATACAGAACCATGTAACCAGTGTGAAAGTTGTACTTCTTTTAACAACAACCATAGTTTCAACATTCACGAGTTGGATGCGGCCAGTAACACTTCCGTGGATGATATTCGTGCATTAATTGAAAAAGTCAGGTTTGCTCCTCAGGTAGGAAAATTCAGTGTGTATATAATCGACGAGGTACACATGTTGAGTAACAGTGCGTTCAATGCATTTTTGAAAACCTTGGAAGAGCCTCCGTCGCATGCTATATTTATTTTAGCTACCACCGAAAAACATAAAATACTTCCTACCATTCTCAGCCGTTGTCAAATCTTTGATTTCAATCGGATAGGAATTGAGGACATAGCCAAACATTTGGCTTATGTAGCTCAAAGCGAAGGAATACAAGCGGATTCAGACGCCTTGCATATTATTGCTCAAAAGGCCGATGGAGCCATGCGTGATTCTTTATCCATGTTTGACCAATTGGTTAGTTTCGCCGGAAATCACCTTACCTATAAAAATGTAATCGAAAATTTAAACATTCTCGATTACGATTATTATTTTAAGGTTGTAGATGCAGTTTTAGACCATAAAATTCCGGACGCCTTGTTGATTTTCGATGAAATTTTACGGAATGGTTTTGATGGACATAGTTTTATAACCGGTTTGGGAAGTCATATTAGAAATTTATTGGTGTGTTTGGATCAAGAAACTGTGAAACTATTGGAGGTTGGACAAAACATACGAGAAAAGTATTTACAGCAAAGTCAAAGGTGCAATGCCAGGTATTTGGTTGGTTGTTTAGATATTACCAACAAAGCCGATTATTCCTATAAAACCAGCAAGAACCAGCGATTAACCGTGGAACTTGCCCTCATGCAACTTTGCAGTTTTGGAGCAGGTGGCGAACAAGTTTCGACCGCCGAAAAAAAAAATTGACCTAATCCTCTCGCCTCAACAGCTTTCGGGAGACGAACCCTTACCTACTTATTTATTTCCAACTCAGGCACCCGAGCGACAAAACCAATCTCCCGGAGCCACCGGAAATACACCTAGAATTACAGACCAAAGACCTAAGCCCCAGGTATTTAACAGGCCTGATTATAAGCCTGGAGCCTATCAGCCTCAACTACAACCATTAAAATCGTATGTTGGTGCCGGATACAACCCAAGTAGCCCCAAACTGGATAAAAAGGTAGAAGAAACCCAAGTTTCTGAAAATTTGAGTTTGGAAGATGCCTGGACAGCCTTATCGGAACGTATGCGAACAAAGGGTAGAATTAGTTTGGCGAATACCTTGTTACGTAAGCCCGAATTAAAAGAAAACCAATTGGTAGAATTTAGGCTTGACAACAGTGCCCAGGAAGAAGATATTTTGCCTGAAAAGCAAGAAATGCTGGATTTTTTAAGGCAAAAAACCGGCAATAAAGAACTTCAACTAAGTTTAGTGGTAGCCAAATCAAACGACTTGGAAAAGAAGCTATTAAGTCCAAAAGAAAAATACCAATTATTAGCAGAGAAAAATCCGTTGTTAAAACAATTGAAAGACAAACTGGATTTAGATATTGAATACTAATTCGAATCGAATAATCACCCAACCTCTCACCTAGTAATCACTCGAAAAGCCTTACTAACATATTAGAGGTTTGGGTATCTTTATTCCGGCAAACCCAACCTTGGTGAGAGAATTCCAATCCAGCAGTAGGGTTTATAGACTTCCACCTTTGGCTTTATAGGCAATCAAACTCCAACTATTCGAGTCGTCCTATTGCGATCGAATACACGTTAAAAACCCGTTAGAAAAATGAGGAAATAAGTTTTCACCAAATCCACTTTTGCATTGACTTTTTTACATCTTTGTACCCCTTAAAAATATTTTAGATGCATATTGCTATAGCAGGAAACATTGGCTCAGGAAAGACTACGCTAACAAGCATGTTAGCCAAACATTACGGATGGGAAGCAAGGTATGAAGACGCTGATGATAACCCGTATTTGAATGATTTCTATGACGACATGCACCGTTGGTCGTTCAACCTTCAGATTTACTTTTTGAACAGTCGTTTCTACCAAGTGGAAGAAATACGCAACAGTGGAAAAAAGGTAATTCAAGATAGGACCATTTATGAAGATGCCAACATTTTTGCACCGAACTTACATGCCATGGGATTAATGAGCACCCGTGACTATGAAAATTACGTTTCGTTGTTCAGACTCATGTCATCGTATGTAAAAGCTCCGGACTTACTGATTTACCTTCGTGCATCAGTTCCTACCTTAGTAAGTCAAATTCAAAAAAGAGGAAGAGACTATGAAAATTCAATTCGTTTAGATTATTTGAAAAGACTAAATGAGCGATACGAGGCATGGATCAATGATTATAGCATGGGTAAGTTATTGGTAATTGATGTAGACAACAATAAGTTTGCTGAAAACCAGGAACATTTGGGCGAGATCATCAATAAAATTGATGCTGAAATTCACGGATTATTTTAGAATTTTCCTTAAAAATCCCGGAACTATTGAATAACTTCCTACTTTAGGGCTTATTAAAATGATCAAGAAGCTCAAACATTGGTTCACGCATGAGCTAGAACCAACAAAATCGGAGGAAGTATTTAATTCCATTTCACACGGAATTGGAGCGGTATTATGTGTCATTGGTTTTTTCTTTCTATTGGATAAAACCAACATGGTAAACGATACCATGCATACTACCGGCCACATTGTGTACATCTCTTCATTCTTTTGTATTTACACGGCTTCAATGGTGTACCACTTAGTTAGTCATCCCAAGGCAAAATACTGGATGCGAGTAATTGATCATAGTATGATTTTTGTTGGAATCGCCGGTACTTACATGCCATTTTTACTTTCCAATATGCGCAACGACGGTGGCTATCCATATGCCATTGTTTTGGCAGGAATTTGTTTAGCTGGTTTTATTTTCAAGTTCTTCTTAACCGGAAAATACAAACTATTATCCGTGCTGATTTACGTAGGAATGGGTGCTAATATCGTTTTTTCAAAAATGTATTCCGTTGAATTTATTAAGCCAGAAGGTTTGTTTCTAATCAAAGTTGGCGGAATACTCTATTTAGCCGGGGTTTTATTTTATACTTTAAAATCCTTGAGATACACCCATTTTATTTGGCATCTATTTGTTCTAGGCGGAAGCATTTGTCATTTTTTCGCCGTTTACAATTATGCCATTATTCAATCCTAAACTAAGAAAAACAGTCTTATCAGATGAAACGAGTTGTAGTTATTGACGGAGCCAGAACCCCATTTTTACGTTCGGCCACCAGTTACATGGATTTAATGACCTACCAATTGGGAGCTGCCGCTATACGTGGCGTGCTAACCAAAACCGGAATTGATCCGGCTAAAATTGATACGGTTATTATGGGAACAGTTATAAGCAACGTAAAAACCAGCAACGTAGCACGTGAATCTGCTCTTGCTGCCGGAATACCTAACCATGTACCCTGCAGCACGGTTACCCAAGCCTGTATTTCAGCCAATCAAGCTATTAGCTCCGGAGTAGAAAAAATCCTCGCCGGTCAAGCCGACATTGTTATTGCAGGAGGAACCGATAGCATTTCAGATGCCCCAATTCTTTTTCGCAAAAAAATGCGTAAAAAACTGATGAATGCCCAAAAACTCAAAGGCATTGGGGATATGATTAAATTTGTTTTCAGCCTCGAACTTGCCGACTTCAAACCGGAAGCACCGGCTGTAGCTGAATTTCTTACCGGACGCACCATGGGACAAGATTGTGACATTTTAGCGGCACGATATGGAGCAACCAGGCAGGAACAAGATGAATTTTCGGTTCGATCTCACAAATTAGCTGCAGCAGCTGTTGAAAAAGGTATTCTTCAAAAAGAGATTACTCCGGTTGAATTGGCGCCTAATTTCAAACCAATCAAGTTAGACAATGGTGTTAGAGGCGACTCTTCCTACGAAAAAATGGCTAGTTTAAAACCGGCCTTTACCAAACCTCACGGTACCCTTACCGCCGCGAATTCCACCTTTTTAACTGATGGAGCTGCAGCAGTATTAATCATGAGCGAAGAGAAAGCCAAAGAATTAGGCTTAACTCCCAAAGCTTATATACATTCCTACACCTTTGCAGCAACCGATCCGGGCGAAGAATTGTTGCTTGGCCCTACGTATGCTATTTCCAAACTACTTGACAAAACAGGGTTAACGTTGGATCAAATGGATGTACTGGAATTTCATGAAGCCTTTGCTGGTCAAGTTGTTGCAAATTTAAAATGCATGGCTTCCAAGGAATTTGCCCAAACTAAATTAGGCAAGGACCATGCTGTTGGTGTGGTAGATATGAACAAACTAAACCTATGGGGTGGATCATTAGCTATTGGTCACCCGTTTGGAGCTACCGGAGCGCGTTTAGTTACCACAGCGTCTAACCGCTTGCATGCCGAAAATGGTAAATACGCCTTGTTAGCTGCCTGTGCAGCAGGTGCACATGGACATGCCATGATTTTGGAAAGAGCTTAAATTAACCGATTTCATACTATAGAACGGCGGACATTTTCTGCCGTTTTTTTTTGCAATTTTATGAGACTTAAGCGCATTAACGTCCCCAGATAGTCCGGCAAAAATAATGGCAAAGCAACACAGTTTGGGTTTGCACCCCGGGTAGGGATAGTAGTGGAAAGCCCACAGCCCCGAACCCTTTCGGGGCGAGGACTTGGAACGAATAGCCCGACCATGAGCCAACAACAAAACACGGAATTGGCACCACTAATTAGTAGGCGAATGGGACCCGCCAAAAAAAAAAACTGAACATTCAACCGTCTTTCTTTTTTATAATTTTTTATGAAGTCAAAAAACTTAGAATAGCCCTATTTTGCAGGAATAAATCCAACCTTCATTTTCCTATCAAACTTGAAAAAAACAACTTCAAACCTTCCAAGAACCGCAGCTTGTTTAGCATTATTTACTAGCCTGATTTTAAACAACTTACAAGCACAAACTCCAAACATTTTCAATGCCGATATTCATGCTCATATAACTTTAAAACCATACAACCGCAGTTATGGAGAAAGTTTAAAGACTGTAGATTTATGGAATGAATTAACGGTAGAAGCGCCAAAAGTATACCGTTTTCCTCAGTTAATCGGGGTTTACGATCGTGTACCAACCTTATCTTGTTCCAATTTTAACAACCTAGCCAAAGGCAATGTAAGACTTGTATTTGCTTCGGTGTGTCCAATACAACGAGAGTTTACCCAGGGCCGATTCTTATCCAAAATGATTATGTGGAACAAGCATCGGTGGGAAGAAACAATGGCCTTTTTTTCCGGAGCGAATCTGGAGAAAATCAGAGATTTGAAAAACGACCATGTGAATTATTTTCAGGAAACTCTGAACGAATTGCACTTGATTTCGCATTTAGCAGATAGCTTGTCGCCCGATAAAAGGTTCCATTTTGACATAGCCCAAAGCCGGGAGGATATTCGACAAAGCATTGAAAATGACCCAGGTAGCATTTCCGTTTTACTAAATATTGAGGGCGGGCATTCTTTAGGAACCGGACTTCCATCAACCATTGAAATGGAAGAATGCGACCCTGAGGGTTTAGTGAAAATGGTTCAAGAAAATGTGGCCACCCTTAAACAAAGTTATCCGGTTTTTTCGATTGGATTGGCCAACCACTTTTGGAACCAGCTTTGCGGACAAACCCGCACCAATAACGGGTTTATGTCCACCTTTTTTGACGAAAGAATGGGACAGAACGATGGTATTACACCGTTAGGGTATGTTGCCATACAGGAACTTTTATCAAACCGAAACGGAAACAGCATTTTAATTGATATCAAACACATGAGTTTGCAAAGTCGCTTGGATTATTACAACCTTTTGGCAACCAAATACAATTACAATGTACCCATTTTGTACAGCCATGGCGGAGTTAATGGTATTTCTTGTTCCGATGTAGAATTTAAAACTACCAAAAAAGGAAACGAGGAATTTATGAAGGATAAAGACAAAGACAACAAAAAAGCCTATTTACACCAATGGAGTTTTAATTTATACGATGATGAAATTGTACTCATTTATAAAACACATGGGTTAATTGGAATAATGTTGGAAGACACCCGTTTAGGTGGTAGAGAAGCTATTAGTAGTATTCGAAAAACCGTTATTGGAACCCAACAGCAAAAAGATGAATACATTAAATTGTTCCTGGCCAATGCATTTCACATTGTAAAAACAGTGGGCGAAAAGGCAGCCTGGGACATTATTGCACTTGGTTCTGATTTTGATGGAGCTATTAACCCTATGAACACTTACCAAGATGCATCAAGACTCTCGGAATTCAGAGTAGACATGGAACAGTTTTTTAAAAGGGTAAAAAACAATAGTTTGGTTCTAAATTCAGGAAATTACCTATTTTCAAACGAAGAAATAATAGCTTTAATGTACGACTATAGTCCGGAAGAACTTACCGAAAAAATTATGGGAACGAATGCCTATCGTTTTGTGATGGAGAACTTTATGAAAGACTTTTTCCCAATCAGCACTATTGATTAATAATTAGTATGACCACAACATTATCTATAATTGGCGGAGGTAACCTTGGTACTGCCATTGCAGAAGGACTGCTGAGCAGTGGATTTTTGAAACCTGAGCAAATTTGTATAACCAAACGCTCGGTACAAACCTTGGATTATTTAAAAGCAAAAGGTGTTAAGGTTAGCAGCGATAACAAAGAAGCCCTGGCCTTTGGAAATTACATCATTTTAGCCGTAAAACCGTTTCAGGTAAAGGAGATTCTTTCAGAAATCCGAAGTGATCTTAATCAAAAACACACCTTGATAAGTGTGGTTACAGGAGTTTGGGTTAAAGACATTGAAGAAGTGATTGGTTCCGGATTTACAGTATTCAGAGCCATGCCCAATACAGCCATTGCCATTCAGGAAAGTATGACCTGTATTTCTGCTCACCAGGCATCGGAGTTTCAAACCAAGTATGTAACCCAATTGTTTGAAAAATTGGGAAAAGTAGTATTTATTGAAGAGAAGCTTATGGACGCCGCCACAGTCCTGGCTGCTTGTGGTACAGCCTATGCCATGCGATTTATTCGCGCCAACATCCAAGGAGGAATTGAAATTGGGTTTAGTGCTCAAACCGCCAGTTTAATTGCCGCCCAAACAGTAAAAGGAGCTGCAGAATTATTACTTCAGCGAAATACCCATCCTGAGCAGGAAATCGATAAAGTAACAACACCCAAAGGTTGTACCATTGCCGGTTTAAATGAAATGGAACACCAAGGTTTCAGTTCCAGCCTCATTAAAGGAATTGTTACCAGTTATCGCAAAATTTTGGATGACATGTAATACCAATTCAATTTGAGAAACAGTCAATAACTATTTGGATAATTTTGTAATTGCTATTTTAAAATAGACAAAAAGCTAATTAAAAATCTCAACCCTTTTTATGGCTTGAAAGTCGGCACAGTCTCTAAAACAAAGGAAGGCTTGAAATGTTGCAGGAAAGTTATAGGCAGAAGTAACTGGGAATAATTGAACAAGCAATTAACAAATGGTCGGAGGGTGCCAAAAGGAAAATTCAAAAAAAGTTATTCATTCATACTTTTCAGATTCCACAATTCCATCAATTGAACCACGCACTGATTGATAGTTAATTCATTGGTTTTTAAATGCAAATCTGCCTGTTCCGGAATTTCAAAACCTTGCCCTAATCCGGTAAAATTATTGGCACTTTTATTTAGGTTATCCTTGTACATTCCTTTTGGGTCTCGCGCCATGCAAACTTCGAGTGGTGCATCGACAAAAACCAATAGAAAGCGATTTTCCCCAATAGCTTGTTGGGCAAGTTGTCGAATGGAATTGGTTGGACTAACGAATGAATTAAGTACTGTTAAATTATTATTAAGCAATATCTTATTCAATTCAGAGACACGTCGAATATTTTCCATTCTATCCTCCAATGAAAAACCTAAATCAGCGCAAAGTCCTTTACGAATTTCATCACCATCCAGGCTGGTAGCTTGGATACCGAGCAATCGAAGCTGATTCAAAAAAGCATTGGCCAAGGTTGTTTTTCCGGAGCCGGGCAAACCTGTAAACCAAATACAGAGAGGATTAGCCAAGTTATTCTTTAAAGAGAGAGTCTACGAATTCATATTTATTAAACACCTGTAAATCTTCCATCTTCTCACCTACTCCAATATATTTTACAGGTATTTTAAATTGGTCCGAAATTCCAATTACAACACCACCTTTTGCGGTTCCGTCCAGTTTTGTTACAGCTAAGGCATTAACCTCAGTAGCTGCTGTAAATTGTCGAGCTTGTTCAAAAGCATTTTGACCGGTAGATCCGTCGAGTACGAGTAGAATTTCATGAGGTGCATCCGGAACCACTTTCTTCATTACATTTTTAATTTTAGAAAGTTCATTCATAAGCCCCACTTTATTATGCAATCTTCCGGCAGTATCAATAATGACCACATCAGAATTTCTGGCTTTGGCGGCACTGAGGGTATCAAAGGCAACGGCGGCCGGATCTGCTCCCATTCC
This genomic window from Bacteroidia bacterium contains:
- a CDS encoding S8 family peptidase codes for the protein MNRIIISLMLVLFGLVSFSQTKLSPLTKTWLMEAQKLSDKSYPAEFLYKQGVDGVYYLPAMALIHDPAPTESFLKSLGVKIGTKAGSVWTLLIPANRMKDLIVSQQLAYLQLDEPMFPNLDKARKATRVDSVHQGINLPQAFTGKGVVMGVIDFGFDYNHPSFYDTSGTQYRIKKVWEVGTNGTPPSGFSYGHELSDSLLIKSQLTDNAAQTHGTGVAGIAAGSGFGGPANGKYRGMAYESDLVLVGVRRDSIGDQWLSSGFSDFIDGISYLYQYGQSVSKPTVVNISWGSQSGPHNGTSLFNQACDALTGDGKVLVMSAGNEGEERIHLSKTFSENDTVVHTFLTFTDTSYQRTWVDAWGEIGKSFCGMVTLYSQGTAQASTGWICINDSSYSFDLVSGNGFDTCKVDFLTSSMEFNNQPRLTMRIFNHSTDSVAISYKADSGTIHSWDEYYYYGYTHGFQSEFDSLGQAWAISGNTQSTVSDNGSAESVLMVGAFASKVAFSDINGNNWTYGGYAQLNRLVPFSSRGPLADGRIKPDITAPGLTLATAISSMDTAYTPTGSNSTQVVYAYNDPNTQKTYYYAEFSGTSASSPAAAGIAALLLEADPSLNPQRLKDSIQSNAIQEYFMGNLPNNNWGYGKINAYRTLKGFYPGYYAGVRTLSGTDMNLAIFPNPTSGNSFLSFESQGHNAIHLKLYDCLGILHWQREIQTEKGLNRLELPTETLSGGSYFLQLHSESGNWMMKLVKE
- a CDS encoding DNA polymerase III subunit gamma/tau; this encodes MDSFVVSARKYRPATFKNVIGQQSITNTLKNAIKNKHLAQAFLFCGPRGVGKTTCARILAKTINCLELGEDTEPCNQCESCTSFNNNHSFNIHELDAASNTSVDDIRALIEKVRFAPQVGKFSVYIIDEVHMLSNSAFNAFLKTLEEPPSHAIFILATTEKHKILPTILSRCQIFDFNRIGIEDIAKHLAYVAQSEGIQADSDALHIIAQKADGAMRDSLSMFDQLVSFAGNHLTYKNVIENLNILDYDYYFKVVDAVLDHKIPDALLIFDEILRNGFDGHSFITGLGSHIRNLLVCLDQETVKLLEVGQNIREKYLQQSQRCNARYLVGCLDITNKADYSYKTSKNQRLTVELALMQLCSFGAGGEQVSTAEKKN
- a CDS encoding deoxynucleoside kinase, which encodes MHIAIAGNIGSGKTTLTSMLAKHYGWEARYEDADDNPYLNDFYDDMHRWSFNLQIYFLNSRFYQVEEIRNSGKKVIQDRTIYEDANIFAPNLHAMGLMSTRDYENYVSLFRLMSSYVKAPDLLIYLRASVPTLVSQIQKRGRDYENSIRLDYLKRLNERYEAWINDYSMGKLLVIDVDNNKFAENQEHLGEIINKIDAEIHGLF
- a CDS encoding hemolysin III family protein, with the protein product MIKKLKHWFTHELEPTKSEEVFNSISHGIGAVLCVIGFFFLLDKTNMVNDTMHTTGHIVYISSFFCIYTASMVYHLVSHPKAKYWMRVIDHSMIFVGIAGTYMPFLLSNMRNDGGYPYAIVLAGICLAGFIFKFFLTGKYKLLSVLIYVGMGANIVFSKMYSVEFIKPEGLFLIKVGGILYLAGVLFYTLKSLRYTHFIWHLFVLGGSICHFFAVYNYAIIQS
- a CDS encoding thiolase family protein, coding for MKRVVVIDGARTPFLRSATSYMDLMTYQLGAAAIRGVLTKTGIDPAKIDTVIMGTVISNVKTSNVARESALAAGIPNHVPCSTVTQACISANQAISSGVEKILAGQADIVIAGGTDSISDAPILFRKKMRKKLMNAQKLKGIGDMIKFVFSLELADFKPEAPAVAEFLTGRTMGQDCDILAARYGATRQEQDEFSVRSHKLAAAAVEKGILQKEITPVELAPNFKPIKLDNGVRGDSSYEKMASLKPAFTKPHGTLTAANSTFLTDGAAAVLIMSEEKAKELGLTPKAYIHSYTFAATDPGEELLLGPTYAISKLLDKTGLTLDQMDVLEFHEAFAGQVVANLKCMASKEFAQTKLGKDHAVGVVDMNKLNLWGGSLAIGHPFGATGARLVTTASNRLHAENGKYALLAACAAGAHGHAMILERA
- a CDS encoding dipeptidase, with product MKKTTSNLPRTAACLALFTSLILNNLQAQTPNIFNADIHAHITLKPYNRSYGESLKTVDLWNELTVEAPKVYRFPQLIGVYDRVPTLSCSNFNNLAKGNVRLVFASVCPIQREFTQGRFLSKMIMWNKHRWEETMAFFSGANLEKIRDLKNDHVNYFQETLNELHLISHLADSLSPDKRFHFDIAQSREDIRQSIENDPGSISVLLNIEGGHSLGTGLPSTIEMEECDPEGLVKMVQENVATLKQSYPVFSIGLANHFWNQLCGQTRTNNGFMSTFFDERMGQNDGITPLGYVAIQELLSNRNGNSILIDIKHMSLQSRLDYYNLLATKYNYNVPILYSHGGVNGISCSDVEFKTTKKGNEEFMKDKDKDNKKAYLHQWSFNLYDDEIVLIYKTHGLIGIMLEDTRLGGREAISSIRKTVIGTQQQKDEYIKLFLANAFHIVKTVGEKAAWDIIALGSDFDGAINPMNTYQDASRLSEFRVDMEQFFKRVKNNSLVLNSGNYLFSNEEIIALMYDYSPEELTEKIMGTNAYRFVMENFMKDFFPISTID
- the proC gene encoding pyrroline-5-carboxylate reductase, producing MTTTLSIIGGGNLGTAIAEGLLSSGFLKPEQICITKRSVQTLDYLKAKGVKVSSDNKEALAFGNYIILAVKPFQVKEILSEIRSDLNQKHTLISVVTGVWVKDIEEVIGSGFTVFRAMPNTAIAIQESMTCISAHQASEFQTKYVTQLFEKLGKVVFIEEKLMDAATVLAACGTAYAMRFIRANIQGGIEIGFSAQTASLIAAQTVKGAAELLLQRNTHPEQEIDKVTTPKGCTIAGLNEMEHQGFSSSLIKGIVTSYRKILDDM
- the cysC gene encoding adenylyl-sulfate kinase, producing MANPLCIWFTGLPGSGKTTLANAFLNQLRLLGIQATSLDGDEIRKGLCADLGFSLEDRMENIRRVSELNKILLNNNLTVLNSFVSPTNSIRQLAQQAIGENRFLLVFVDAPLEVCMARDPKGMYKDNLNKSANNFTGLGQGFEIPEQADLHLKTNELTINQCVVQLMELWNLKSMNE